The genomic interval GTACATATCCTCCATCCCGAGCCCGTCGATGGCGGGGAGATAGCCCGTGTTGTCGATGAGCTCGGGGGAGTTCTGCGGCACCACCTTGAAGTCGGGGTTGCGCGCCTTGGCGTATTGGCTCACGCGGACGATGAGGGCCACCATCTTCCGCGCCAGGTCCGCGCGGTTGGTGCCGGCGGCGTTGGCGGCAATCTCCTCGTACGTGACAATCATGTCGAGGTAGCAGCCGGTGAAGCCCGCCGCGAGCGCCTGGTCGATGCGGCCCTGGACGATGGGCCACCAGCGCTCGTCCCAGTACTTCACGTACTGCTCGTCGGGCCAGCCGTTGACGGGGCCGAGCTTCATGTCCGCGGGGACCTGTGGCCACTCGGGGCGGTACTCCTCGATGGCGCCAATCTCGAAGTAGGCGAGGACCTGCTTGCCTCGGGCCTTGAGCGCGGAAACCTCGGCGGCGGTGAACCAACCCGTGGACCCATCGCGCGAGAGCTCGACGATGGCGAGGTCGAACTTCGAGCCCGCGATTTCATCGAGCGTGCCGCCCGTGTAGTTCGTGAGCTGGTACGTGAAGCTGCTCACGTTCTCCCACGGGACGATGGTGCCCGCGTCCGTGGGTGAGCCCGCGTCGGTGGACGTCCCCGCGTCCGTGGGCGAGCCCGCGTCGGTCGAGGTGCCCGCGTCCGTGGATGTGCCCGCGTCGGCGGGCGCACCCGCGTCGGTCGTGGTGCCCGCGTCGGTGGACGTCCCTGCGTCGGTCGAGGTGCCCGCGTCGGAGTCGGCGACCTGTGCTCGCACCACGAGCAGGTCGAGCTGCGAGGCATCCGCCGAGGACGTCGTGTGGTAGCGGAGCTTGAGGGTGCCGTTGGAGAAGAACTGCGCGGGGTTGGCCAGGGGCAGGGACGCGGCGGTCCACTTCCACGACTGCGCGAAGACATTGTCGCCCACGACGACCCACGTGTGGGTCGTGGTGTCCCACGCCTCGAACACCCAGCGCATCTGCGCCTTGGCGGGCCCGCGATAGTTCACACCCACTTCCGCGGCGGTGATGGTTCCGCCGCCCAGATTCGAGGGCAGCGTGAACGTGCAGGTGACGGAGGTGTTGGCGGCGAACTCGACATACTCCGACCAGCGGTCTTGGGTTCCGGAGAGCGTCTGGGTGTGCAGGGCCTGAAGGTTCTGCCCCGAGCCGATGGACCCACGCTCGACCTGGAGGGTTGCGCAGACGAGCGTCCGGGCGTCGGGGAGGATGGCCCCACGCTCCGCATCGAAGGCACCCTGGCTCTCTTGTCCGTTACAGGCCGTCAGCAAGGCCAGGCTGGTGCACATCAACCACTTCACGACTTGCATACCGCGACTCCTCGGGGTGGGGGGCGGCCCGGGCTCTCGAGGGAGGAATGACTCGGTCGGAGGGCGCGCGGGCTCCTGGCGTCTGAATTCAAGGACACGCCGGAACGCCGGATGGCTCAAGGGCGGAGGTGGTCCGTGCCGCCCAGGTACACTCACCCGATGTTTCGTGCGGGAGAGGATTTGTTGCAGGTGGAGGAGTGTCTGTGGGTGCTGACGGCACCCACGGGCAAGGGCATCTACGACTTCGGCTTCGACCGGTTCTTCGCCTGCCGCCGCCCGTATCAGCTCCCCGAGTCGCTCCAGGTGGTAGCGCGTGTCGGCGTGTGGAACGACTACGAGGTGCGCTACCGCGAGCTGGCGGCGGAGGGCCTGAAGCTGGTGCATTCACCGGAGCAGCACCTCCTGGCCACGGAGCTTCCGCACTGGTACCCCCAGCTCACGGACCTCACGCCCCGAAGCGTCTGGTTCGATGCGCGGCCCGACGCGAAGACGGTGGAGTCCGAGCTGGGCTGGCCCGTCTTCGTGAAGGGCGAGCGGCAGACCAGCCGCCACCGCAAGTCACTCTCCATCATCGAGGGGCCCGAGCAGTTCGAGGTCGCGATGGCGGCCTACGCGCAGGACCCGATTCTTCACTGGCAACGTGTGGTGTGCCGCGAACTGCGAGCCCTGCGCCGGGTGGAGGAAGGAGCGCCGGACCGCATCCCCAGCTCGTTCGAGTTCCGCACCTTCTGGTGGCGCGGAGAGCTGGTGGGCTGGGGCCCTTACTGGTGGCAGGGGACGCCGTACACGATGACGCAGACCGAGCAGCGTGAGGCGCTCGGTCTGGGGCGCGAGGTGGCGCGCAGGGTCGACGTCCCGTTCCTCGTGGTGGACGTGGCGCAGGAGGTCTCCGGCCGCTGGATTGTCATCGAGTGCAATGACGGCCAGGAGAGTGGTTACGCGGGGGTCTCGCCGTTCGCGCTGTGGAGGAACATCCTGGACCTGGAGCGGGCGCGCTCCAGGTGAGCGCACGCGTCAGTCTCCGTTCGGGTCCCACTCGGAGATGTCGTGCTTGGGCTCCGGCGGAATCGCGGGGCGCGAGGTGTTGGACGGCGCCGGCGGCGGCTTCTTCGCGGCGGCGGCGGGCTTGGGCGGCGGAGGAGGCGGGTCCTCGTCGAGCAGCGGGTCCTTCTTCTCCTCGGTGTGGGAGGCCATCGCGGGCTCGGGCTTCATGGGCTCGGCCTTTGGCGGTGAAGAGGGCCGGGCGGGGCTGGGCTTCGTGGCGGCCGTGGGCGTGGGCGCGGGCGGCGGCGCGTCGAGCGGCTCGAGTCCATCGTCGACGTCGGGCGAGGGCTCGGGCGCGGGAGGCGGCTTCGGCTCGGGCTGCGGAGTGCGATACACGCCCTGCCGCGACACCGTGGGAACGGGCTCCGTGTCTCGCGTGGGGGGCGGCGTCTCCTCGGGCGCGGGACGCGTGTCCTCGGCTGGCACCGTGTCCGCGTGATACTCGCCGCGCGGCCCGGGGGGACGCTCCGGGCGCGACTCGCCGAAGGGGTCTTCGTCGCGATTGGTCGGCTTGCGCGTCGTCTCCGTGTCCCGGTTGGGGGACGCGTCACCGAACGGGTCCTCTTCCCGGTTGGTGCGCTTGTTGGAAGGAATGCGGCGGGGGCGAGGCTCGTCCGCGACGACGCCCTCGGGAAGGCCGCGGATGGCCGAGTGCCGGTCGCTGCACTCGCTGCGGTTCTCCATGCAGATGCCCAGGCACTGGGTGAGCTTCTTCACGGTGCGGGAGCTGCCGCCGTACTCGATGGAGCAGTCTTCCTTGCACGTGACGTAGTCCTCCTGACAGCCGGCGGGGACTGTGCCGCGCTGGGCGGAGGCAGGGCTGGCGGCGAGCGCCAGGAGCAGCAAGGTGAGGGAACGCATGGCCATAACGAAAACTACCAGTCTTCGTGCGTTCCCGCGCCAGGGGGCCGCGCTATGGTCGGGGGGCGCGGCCGGAGCGCCGAAGGAGGAACATGGCTGTCAGGGTGGGCATCATCGGGAGCCATGGGCTGGAGCAATTCCTGGGGCTCTCGGGTCGGTTGGAATCGCACACCCTCGAAACCCCCTTCGGTCCTCATGCGGGGCCGCTGCTCTCGGGTGAACTGGACGGTGTCTCCGTCGTCTACGTTCCCCGCCACGGACAGGGCCACCTCTTCAACGCCACGCGCGCGCCCTACCGCGCCAACGTCTTCGCGCTGAAGCAGTTGGGCGTGACTCACGTGCTCGCCACGAGCACGGTGGGCAGCCTCCAGGAGTACCTGCCGCCGCTCCAGCTCGTCCTCCCGGACCAGGTCATCGACCGCACCTACCGGCGGCCCTGCACCTTCTACGACGACATCGCGGTCCACGTGGAGATGGGCTTCCCCTTCTGCGGCACGCTCCGCCAGGTCCTCTCCAACACGGCGGCCGCCAGTGGAACCGTCGTGCCCTCGCAGGCGACCTATGTCTGCGTGGAGGGCCCTTCGCTCAGCACCCGCGCGGAGAGCCTGCTGTATCGCGCGTGGGGCGCGGACCTGGTGGGGATGACGGCGATGCCCGAGGCGCGTCTCTCGCGCGAGGCGGAGCTGCACTACGCCGTGGTGGCGCTGCCCACGGACTACGACTCGTGGCAGGCCCAGCCTCCGGGACAGGACGACGAGGGCCTGTTGTCGCGGCTGTCACACAACATCCAGAACGTCACCGCCAAGGGCGCCGCGCTCATCCGCCGCGCGCTGCCTCGAATCGCGGAGGCCCCGTCGGCCTGCCGCTGTGACTCCGCGCTGGCCATGGCGCTGTGGACCGAGCGCACCCGCATCCCCGACGAGGTGCGCTCCCGCTTGCGTCCGCTGCTGGGCAGATACCTGCCGCCCAACGTCGTCTAGGCGAGCGACGGCCCGCCCGCTGGCCTGCTGCCGATACGCGTCCCGGACCCCACCTTCCGTTACCCGAACGACGGGAGGGAGGAGGGGAGGATGCGGTTGCCGCGGCTCAAGGACCTCACCTGGCGCGAGTTCATCCGTCGCTTCGTGAAGGAGCTCCAGGACGACACCGTCACGGACCTCGCGGCGCAGCTCTCGTACTACCTCCTCTTCTCGCTGTTCCCCTTCCTCTTCTTCCTCGTCACGTTGGTGGCGTACCTGCCGTTCGCTCCCGGGGCGGTGGACGCGATGCTGGACCGCATCCGCCCGCTGGTGCCCACGCAGGCGTTGGATGTGGTGACGCAGCACCTGACGTCGCTCGTATCGAGGCCGCAGCCCAAGCTGCTCACGGTGGGTCTCGTGGTCGCGCTGTGGTCGGCCTCGCGCGGCGTGGATGCCCTGCGCAAGGCGCTCAACCTGGCCTACGACGTGCCCGAGTCCCGGCCCATCTGGAAGACCCAGGGGCTGGCGATGTTCCTGACGCTGGTGGGGACACTGTTGATTCCGCTGTCCTTCGCCGTCTTCCTGTTGGGGGGACGGCTGGGGGAGTGGCTCGCGGCGCGGATGCACGTCCAGGAGGCGTTCCACATCGTCTGGTCCTGGGTGCGCTGGCCCTTCACCGCGGGGATGGTGATGTTGATGTTGTCACTCTGTTACTACTTGCTGCCGGACGTGAAGCATCGTTTCAGGTACTTCACCCCGGGCTCCGTCCTCGGCACATTGGCGTGGCTGGCGAGCACCTGGGGCTTCACGCAGTACGTGGACCACTTCGGCCGATACAACGTCACGTATGGCTCCATCGGCGGCGTGGTGGTGTTGATGTTGTGGCTCTACATCTCCGGGCTCGTGTTCATCCTGGGCGGAGAGCTCAACGCCGTGCTCGACCACGCGAAGGCGGAAGGGCTGGGGCAGACAACGCCGTCACCACCGCGTGTCTCGCTGGGCGCCGCGAAGCGGGGTGAGGCGTCCCGCTCCAAGCTCGCGTTCTGGCGCTGGCGGAGGCGCGCGGCGCGAGGAGGCGCTTCCGAGCCGTCCGGCACGGAGGCGGAGCGGCGGCCTCCTTCGTCCTCGCTGCACTGAGCGCGCGTCTACTGACGCCAGGCCTGGGGGACCTGCTGCTGGGTGGCGTGGCGTTCCAGGTCCGCGAGTTGTTCGCTCGCGAGCCTCACCTCCGCGTCCACCTCACGCTGGCGTTGCGATACCTGCTTGCCGGAGGCCGCCTCCAGCTTCAGCTGGTCTCGCTCCGCCTCGAAACGCGCGAGCCGCGCGCGAGCCTTGGTGAACGACGAGCGCCATCGCTCCGCGTCCTCGCGGGTGCGCGCGTTCTCCTGCCGCTGCCTCCAGCGGTTCTGCTCCCACCGCTTGATGCCCGCGGGATTGCGGTTCCAGATGTCACGCGCGGCCTGGACCTCCTGGAGCGGGACCTCCACCCGGTCGGGGTTCTCTCCGCCCTGGCCCACCTTCAGCCACGCGCTCCCCGTCGCGGGCAGCGACGAGCAGCTCTCGACGGGCAGGCGCGCGCCGCTCAGGTGGACGCCGTCGGTGAGTCCTCGGGAGACGAGCCAGCGCAGGCGGCGCGAGTCGCGCTCCTGGTTCATGGCCTCGCGCAAGGGACGCCAGTCGTCGAACTCCACGTCGAGCGTACACGTCACGCCGTTCGCCTCCAGCTCCAGGCGGCGCTTCACGCTCGTGGGTGGAGTGTCGAAGCGCTCGACGAGCAAGGCGATGAGGCCCAGTCCATCGAGGCTGCGCACGGGGAGGAGCGCGGGCTGCCCCGTGTCCTGCTTGAAGCGCTCCATCTCCCGCGCCTCGTCCCGCTCCACGCGCTTGAGCAACTCCTCCCACCGCGCGCTGGCTTCGGGGGTGGGGGAGAAGGAGATGAGCTTGCTGGCATAGGGGATGGGCAGCGCCAGCCCCAGTCCGTCGGCGTTCTCGATTTTGAGCGAGACGATGCCCACGACCTCGCCCTGTCCGTTCAGCAGGGGGCCGCCGCTGTTGCCGGGGTTGACCGAGGCGTTGACCTGCACATAGCCCGTGCCCAGGTAGTGCCGGCCCACGAAGCCCACCTTCCCCTCGTGGACGGTGAAGTCCAGCCCCTTGGGGCTGCCGATGATGACCAACGGGTCGCCGGGTTCCAGCTGCGTGACGTCCCCCAGCTTCAAGGGGCGCGCGTTGGCGCCCACGACGCGGACGGTGGCGATGTCCAGGTCCGCGTCGCTCTTCAGCGTCTCGCCGAGCAACTGGCGTCCATCCGGGAGCACCACCGTCATCATCTTGCCGGGCGGACACACCACGTGCTCGTTGGTCAGCGCGAGCTCGGGCTCCACGAAGAAGCCGGAGCCCGTCTTCCCCTCACACCTCAGGCTCAGGGTGCTGGGAGAGGCGAGGCGGCCAATCTCCTTCGTGGAGAGCGGCGCGGGCTGCGCGGGCTTCGCGGCCTCCACCGCGGTGGTGTCGGCCCCGAGTCCCGTGACCGCCGAGGCCGTCCTGGCGAACGTGGGCGAGCGGGCCACCCAGATGCCCGCGATGACTCCGCCCAGCAGGAGGGCGGCCACGAAGACCAGTCGGAACCCTCGCGACGAGGGCGCCGGAGACGGGGTGGCCGGAAGCTCCTCGGTGGGGCGGAGGACCGCGCCCACGTCGTGGGCGGCGAACACGGCGAGGAGCTTTTCGGCGAAGGGTCGGAAGACCCCTTGGACCAGGGGCGTTCCGGCCGAGGTCAGCGCCTTGCGCGCCTCGGAGAACGCGGGCGCGGGAGTTCCGAGCAGGGCGATGGCGCGGGCGAGCGCGAAGCGCAGTCGCTCATCCTCAACGGCCTGCTTCAGCACCACGTCGACCAGGAGGCTTGCGCCACAGACACACCTCGCCACATTCCCAGCATCGGGTGCACCACACCGCAGGCACCTCGTCTCGCGCTCATCCGCCATGTTCGGTTCCCCCTGTTCTTCGCGTCGGCCCCTCCGCGCGGACCTCGGGCGCGGGGCCCGAGGTCTCGCGAGGGGATGGGTTCAGCGCCCGCCCAGCTTCTGCTTGATGGCCGGCAATTGTCCCGGGCTGTTGTTCGAGCCGCGCAGGTTCTTCTGGGAGATGAACTGCTGGAGGTGCGAGATGCGGTCCTTGTTGGTGGGGTGGGTGCTGAGCCACTTCATGATGCCCGGCGACTGACCCTGCATCGCCTGGAGCTTCTCGAAGAAGGCGATGAGGCCCCGAGGGTCATAGCCCGCGCCGGAGGAATAGCGGGCGCCGTACTCGTCCGCCTCGGTCTCCTCGCTGCGGCTGTGCGCCAGCATCGCGCCGCCTCCCACGAACTGGGCGGCGAGCTGCGCGGCCGCGCCCGGGTTCTGTCCCAGCGCCAGCTGCGTGACGGTCTGCAGGCCCATCTGGTTCACCATGGCCCGCGCCGAGTGACGGCCGACGACGTGACCCGCCTCGTGCGCCATGACACCCGCCAGCTCCGCCTCCGTGTCCGACGCCAGGATGAGGCCCGTGTACACGTACAGGTAGCCACCCGGCGTGGCGAACGCGTTCACCGTCTTCGGGTCGTCGATGACGTTGATCTTCCACTTCACCCCGGGCCGGTCCTTGTTGGCCTGCCGGATGATGGGGTCGGAGAGGTTGCGCACGTACTCGACGACCGCCGGGTCCTGCACGTACTTGACCTTCTCCTTCTGCTCCAGCTCCTGCTTCACCTGCTTGCCGATCTCCTCCTCCTGCTCATCCGTGACGAACGTCTTCGCGAGAGCCTTCTCCGCCTGGACGCGCTGCTGGGTGCAGCCCGTCGTCACACCCATGAGGAGGGTGAGGGCCCAAACCGCCGAGAGAATCCGCTGCATGGCTACGTGCGCCTTTCTTTTCCGGTTGATGCGTTGAGAGAGCGACCGCCCGGACTCTTGGGCAGCGTACGCCTTGACGGCAAGTCCCTCGTGCTGCTTCCCGGCGAGGCCCCCGAGGCCACGCACCGCCAAGGGGCTCGTGTGCCCCGCGGCGCACCCACCGGGCCTTGCCGCCATGCCCCCCGACACCGAGCTTTCCAGGGACAGGTGCGGAAGGAGGCCGTCATGTCGCGTCCAGTCTGGGTCGGGTCGCTGAGCTTCGGGCTGGTGACGCTGCCGGTGCGCCTCCATGGCGCCGTGGTCTCCCGCCAGCCGCGATTCCATCTGCTCCACGACGCGGACGGCGCTCGCATCCAGAACAAGCGGGTGTGCTCGGCGGATGGCGAAGAGGTCTCGCTGGAGCACGTGGTGCGGGGCTACACGCTGCCCGACGGCCGGCAGGTCACCGTGACGAGCGGAGAGGTGGAGGCGCTGGACCCCGAGGCCAGCCGGGTCATCGCGCTCGAGGAGTTCGTGGACCCGGCGCAGGTGGACTCGCTGTTGTGGGACACGTCCTACCACCTGGTCCCCGGGAAGGGCTCGGAGCACGCCCACGCGGTGGTGGCGGAGGCGCTCCGCGAGTCGGGCCGGGTGGGCGTCGGGCGGCTGGTGCTGCATCAGAAAGGGCACCTGTGTCTGGTGCGGCCCCATGGACAGGGGCTCGTGCTGACCACCCTCCACGCCATGGATGAAGTGGTGCCTCGCGAGGCACTCTCCGCGCAGACCCTGGAGGGGACACCCCTCGACGCCGGGGAACTGGATGCCGCGCTGCGCCTCATCGCGTCGCGCTCCGTCGACTTCGAACCCGGCCGTCATCCGGATGTCCACCGCGAGCAGGTGAGGGCCTTCCTCGAGCGGCGGGCCCGCGCCCAGCCTCGTGCCCAGGGGACTCCGCGCATGCGTGTGGTCGCGGCGGAGGCGCTGCTGGGGGTGCTCGAGAAGGGACTGGAGGCGCTGCGCTCGGGGCCGTCGCCTTCGCCCTCGGAAGGGTCCTTGCGGCTGCGTCCCAGGAGGGCGGCTCGCGAGGCGCGTGAGGTGAAGCGCGCCGAGGACACACCCACGCCGCCGTCCCGGGAACGGTCAGAAGATGAGGACGGAGAGGAGCCCTCCTCGTCCTGA from Myxococcus stipitatus carries:
- a CDS encoding endo alpha-1,4 polygalactosaminidase, whose translation is MQVVKWLMCTSLALLTACNGQESQGAFDAERGAILPDARTLVCATLQVERGSIGSGQNLQALHTQTLSGTQDRWSEYVEFAANTSVTCTFTLPSNLGGGTITAAEVGVNYRGPAKAQMRWVFEAWDTTTHTWVVVGDNVFAQSWKWTAASLPLANPAQFFSNGTLKLRYHTTSSADASQLDLLVVRAQVADSDAGTSTDAGTSTDAGTTTDAGAPADAGTSTDAGTSTDAGSPTDAGTSTDAGSPTDAGTIVPWENVSSFTYQLTNYTGGTLDEIAGSKFDLAIVELSRDGSTGWFTAAEVSALKARGKQVLAYFEIGAIEEYRPEWPQVPADMKLGPVNGWPDEQYVKYWDERWWPIVQGRIDQALAAGFTGCYLDMIVTYEEIAANAAGTNRADLARKMVALIVRVSQYAKARNPDFKVVPQNSPELIDNTGYLPAIDGLGMEDMYWSDDTACSADWCAENRANAARVRAAGKLVLSTDYAIQPAHVSDAYTRSRAAGFVPYVTVRDLNQMTVNAGWDPQ
- a CDS encoding S1C family serine protease, with translation MADERETRCLRCGAPDAGNVARCVCGASLLVDVVLKQAVEDERLRFALARAIALLGTPAPAFSEARKALTSAGTPLVQGVFRPFAEKLLAVFAAHDVGAVLRPTEELPATPSPAPSSRGFRLVFVAALLLGGVIAGIWVARSPTFARTASAVTGLGADTTAVEAAKPAQPAPLSTKEIGRLASPSTLSLRCEGKTGSGFFVEPELALTNEHVVCPPGKMMTVVLPDGRQLLGETLKSDADLDIATVRVVGANARPLKLGDVTQLEPGDPLVIIGSPKGLDFTVHEGKVGFVGRHYLGTGYVQVNASVNPGNSGGPLLNGQGEVVGIVSLKIENADGLGLALPIPYASKLISFSPTPEASARWEELLKRVERDEAREMERFKQDTGQPALLPVRSLDGLGLIALLVERFDTPPTSVKRRLELEANGVTCTLDVEFDDWRPLREAMNQERDSRRLRWLVSRGLTDGVHLSGARLPVESCSSLPATGSAWLKVGQGGENPDRVEVPLQEVQAARDIWNRNPAGIKRWEQNRWRQRQENARTREDAERWRSSFTKARARLARFEAERDQLKLEAASGKQVSQRQREVDAEVRLASEQLADLERHATQQQVPQAWRQ
- a CDS encoding ATP-grasp domain-containing protein, yielding MFRAGEDLLQVEECLWVLTAPTGKGIYDFGFDRFFACRRPYQLPESLQVVARVGVWNDYEVRYRELAAEGLKLVHSPEQHLLATELPHWYPQLTDLTPRSVWFDARPDAKTVESELGWPVFVKGERQTSRHRKSLSIIEGPEQFEVAMAAYAQDPILHWQRVVCRELRALRRVEEGAPDRIPSSFEFRTFWWRGELVGWGPYWWQGTPYTMTQTEQREALGLGREVARRVDVPFLVVDVAQEVSGRWIVIECNDGQESGYAGVSPFALWRNILDLERARSR
- a CDS encoding MTAP family purine nucleoside phosphorylase, whose product is MAVRVGIIGSHGLEQFLGLSGRLESHTLETPFGPHAGPLLSGELDGVSVVYVPRHGQGHLFNATRAPYRANVFALKQLGVTHVLATSTVGSLQEYLPPLQLVLPDQVIDRTYRRPCTFYDDIAVHVEMGFPFCGTLRQVLSNTAAASGTVVPSQATYVCVEGPSLSTRAESLLYRAWGADLVGMTAMPEARLSREAELHYAVVALPTDYDSWQAQPPGQDDEGLLSRLSHNIQNVTAKGAALIRRALPRIAEAPSACRCDSALAMALWTERTRIPDEVRSRLRPLLGRYLPPNVV
- a CDS encoding YihY/virulence factor BrkB family protein; translation: MRLPRLKDLTWREFIRRFVKELQDDTVTDLAAQLSYYLLFSLFPFLFFLVTLVAYLPFAPGAVDAMLDRIRPLVPTQALDVVTQHLTSLVSRPQPKLLTVGLVVALWSASRGVDALRKALNLAYDVPESRPIWKTQGLAMFLTLVGTLLIPLSFAVFLLGGRLGEWLAARMHVQEAFHIVWSWVRWPFTAGMVMLMLSLCYYLLPDVKHRFRYFTPGSVLGTLAWLASTWGFTQYVDHFGRYNVTYGSIGGVVVLMLWLYISGLVFILGGELNAVLDHAKAEGLGQTTPSPPRVSLGAAKRGEASRSKLAFWRWRRRAARGGASEPSGTEAERRPPSSSLH
- a CDS encoding M48 family metallopeptidase — translated: MQRILSAVWALTLLMGVTTGCTQQRVQAEKALAKTFVTDEQEEEIGKQVKQELEQKEKVKYVQDPAVVEYVRNLSDPIIRQANKDRPGVKWKINVIDDPKTVNAFATPGGYLYVYTGLILASDTEAELAGVMAHEAGHVVGRHSARAMVNQMGLQTVTQLALGQNPGAAAQLAAQFVGGGAMLAHSRSEETEADEYGARYSSGAGYDPRGLIAFFEKLQAMQGQSPGIMKWLSTHPTNKDRISHLQQFISQKNLRGSNNSPGQLPAIKQKLGGR
- a CDS encoding Ku protein, whose translation is MSRPVWVGSLSFGLVTLPVRLHGAVVSRQPRFHLLHDADGARIQNKRVCSADGEEVSLEHVVRGYTLPDGRQVTVTSGEVEALDPEASRVIALEEFVDPAQVDSLLWDTSYHLVPGKGSEHAHAVVAEALRESGRVGVGRLVLHQKGHLCLVRPHGQGLVLTTLHAMDEVVPREALSAQTLEGTPLDAGELDAALRLIASRSVDFEPGRHPDVHREQVRAFLERRARAQPRAQGTPRMRVVAAEALLGVLEKGLEALRSGPSPSPSEGSLRLRPRRAAREAREVKRAEDTPTPPSRERSEDEDGEEPSSS